In Apium graveolens cultivar Ventura chromosome 10, ASM990537v1, whole genome shotgun sequence, the following are encoded in one genomic region:
- the LOC141690773 gene encoding secreted RxLR effector protein 161-like translates to MKDLGEAAYINGIKVIRDRRKRMLALSQEPYIDDVLTGFNMQESKKGNLPFRHGVSLSKSQCPSTPKEIENMKTIPYASAFGSLMYAMLCTRPDICFTVGMVSRYQSNPGHKYWSAIKIILKYLCKTNEYMLVYRSSDLLPLGYTDSYFQTDRDKRKSTLGCVFTLRGGAVIWRSMKQKCIPDSSMEAEYMAASEAAKEAIWFQNFLLDLDVVPNFPR, encoded by the coding sequence atgaaggacttaggtgaagcggcatacatcaATGGGATCAAAGTAATAAGGGATCGCAgaaaaaggatgttggctttatctcaggAGCCCTACATAGATGACGTGTTAACTGGTTTTAACATGCAGGAATCTAAGAAGGGTAATTTACCTTTCAGACATGGAGTTTCTCTATCAAAGAgtcagtgtccttcgacaccgAAGGAGATAGAGAACATGAAGACAATTCCTTATGCTTCGGCATTTGGAAGTCTAATGTATGccatgttatgtacgaggcctgataTCTGTTTTACCGTGGGCATGGttagcagataccagtctaaccCAGGACATAAATATTGGAGTGCAATAAAAATAATACTCAAGTACTTGTGTAAGACTAATGAGTATATGTTAGTTTACAGGTCCTCAGATTTGTTGCCTCTGGGATATACCGATTCATATTTTCAGACAGATAGGGATAAGAGAAAGTCCACCTTAGGATGTGTTTTTACCTTGAGAGGTGGAGCCGTAATATGGAGGAGTATGAAGCAGAAATGCATTCCAGACTCCTCCATGGAAGCCGAGTATATGGCAGCCAGTGAGGCAGCCAAAGAGGCTATATGGTTCCAAAACTTCCTGCTGGATTTGGATGTAGTTCCTAATTTTCCACGGTAA